The Rhizobium rosettiformans genomic sequence CCTGCCCTTCGGCATCGGTTTTCACCCCGCCTTTCTCTGGCCTTTGCCGGGAGCCGAGGGCAAGCCGCATCATGTTCAGCTCGACAACGGCGCCGAACCTGCGGTCGTGCAGCTGGAAGCCGGCCTGATCGGCAAGCGCCTGCCCTCCCCGTTCACGGCCGGAAGGCTCGATCTGAAGCATGCACTCTTTGCCAATGATGCGCTGGTCTTCCCTGAAGATGCGGGCACGGGGCTGACCTATGCCGCAGAAAGCGGGCCCTCGATGCATTTCACCTTCGAGAACCTGCCCAATATCGCCCTTTGGCAAAAGCCCGGCGCGCCCTTCCTCTGCGTCGAACCCTGGCACGGCATGGCGGCCCATGCGGGTGGGACCGCCGAACTGGTTGAACGGCCCTATACGGTGGCCCTGCCGGCAGGAGATGTCATGCGCTTCGGGTTTTCGGTCGAGATCAGAGGGTAAGGAAGGAGGAGCGTGGTGGCCCAGGCGTCGTCAAGACGACTGATGGAGATCGCCGACGCGCTCCCCCTGTCGCCCGGGATGCGCGTGCTGGAAATCGGCTGTGGACCTGGCGTTCTCGCCAGGCTCATCGTCGAGCGCATGCAAGGCGAGGTCTTTGTGCTTGGCATCGACCGGTCCGCGAAAGCGATTGCGGTCGCCAGGGCTAAGATCCAGCACGCCGCCTATCCGACTGCCCTCGCCTTTCGAGAGGCAGAGGCCGAGGGCTTCCAGCTCGCCGAGAACGAAGCTCCCTATGATCTTGCGGTCGCGGTCCGGGTGGGTGCGCTCGATGGTCGCCACCCGGAGGCCGGCAGGATGGCGCTTCGGCGCCTCCGGGCAGCGCTGACTTCGCAGGCACGCCTTTTCATCGACGGCGGCAACCCGCTTCGGGAAATTCCGCTGACGGGGCTTACGGACTAGCGCCCGATACACCTCTTGCCCGTTGCCATGCTTCGGATACTCTCCACCGGTCAACAACCGTGGAGAGGGCAGGCCTATGTGCAATCATTGCGTGATCGAGACTGTGAAGCAGAACATGTTGTCGAGGCGCTCCCTGTTCAAAGGCATGGCCTTTGCAGGCGCAGCGGCCGCCACCGGCGGGATTGCAAAGCCGGTGCTGGCGCAGCAGAGCCCGAGCAAGGTGGTGGACCTCACCCATGCCTATGACGCCACCTTTCCGACCTTCGACGGCAATCCCGGCATCGAATATGAATGGGCGGTGGAATTTGAAGGCAACGGCTACCAGCTTCACAAGCTGACGATCTTCGAACACACAGGCACCCATATCGACGCGCCCTTCCATTTCAGCGCCGACGGCAAGAGCGTCGACCAGATCGAACCGCAACAGCTGGTCGCCCCACTCGCGATCATCGACATCACCGACCGCGCCAAAGAAGACGCCAATGCGACCGTCGAGGCGGCAGACGTCGAGGCCTGGATCAGCGCCAATGGCGAGATCCCTCAAGGCGCGGTCGTGGCACTTCGCTCCGGCTGGGCGAAGAAGGTAAGTGAACCCGCCTTCCGCAACGACGGTGAAGGCAAGTTCGCTTTCCCCGGTTTCGGCAAGTCTGCGACCGACCTGCTCGCCACCCTCGACGTGGCCGCAATCGGCGTCGACACGCTCTCGCTCGATCCGGGCAATTCGGCCGACTTCGCCGTGCACAACAGCTGGCTGCCGGGCGGGCGCTACGGCATTGAGTGCCTTAACAATCTGGAGGAGCTTCCCGTCACCGGAGCGACGATCATGGTCGGCGCCCCGAAGCACAAGCGCGGCACCGGTGGGCCGGCCCGCGTCCTGGCGCTGGTTTGAGGACGACCACATGGCTGTCCTCCCTCTCCTCAGCGACGAGGAGGCGAGCGCGGAAGCGCTCGCCGTCTTCAACGATATCAGAACAAAACGCGGCACCGACTACGTCAACAACTTCTGGCGGGCGCTCGCCCATGATCCGGACGAACTCAAATCCGTCTGGGACCGACTGCAGACCGTGATGGCACCCGGCGCTCTCGACCCGCTGGTCAAGGAACTGATCTACATCGCGGTGTCTGCGACCAACAGCTGCGCCTACTGCGTTCATAGCCACACCGCCTCCGCCAAGTCCAAGGGCATGACGCCCGAAATGCATGCCGAACTCCTGCAGGTCGTTGCCATGGCAAGCCGTACCAACGCGCTGGCGGTGGCGCTCGGCGTGCCGGTGGACGCGCGGTTTGAGGCAGAGCCTGCGGCGAAGGGGGATTGAGCCGCAGCACGACAGATCGAGATTGCGGCTCTTTCCCTCTACCCGTCCCAGTCGCTACAGTGCGGGGAACAACAGAATCGGAGACGCCGCATGACCGACCTTGAACGCCGCATCGACCAGGGCACCGGCCGCGAGCCGGCGGATTTCGTGTTGAAGGGCGGGCGTTTCTTCGATCTGGTCACCGGCGAACTGGTCGCCTCCGACATTGCGATCTGTGGCGAAACCATCGTTGGCACCGTCGAGAGCTATGAAGGCCGCGAGGTCATCGACATCACGGATAAGATCGTCGTGCCCGGCTTCATCGATACGCATCTGCATATCGAAAGCTCGCTGGTCACGCCGCATGAATTCGACCGTTGCGTGCTGCCCTATGGCGTGACGACCGTGATCTGCGACCCGCACGAGATCGCCAATGTGCTGGGCACCGAGGGCATCCAGTTTTTCCTGGATTCCGCCGAACAGACGATCATGGACATCCGCGTCCAGCTCTCGTCATGCGTGCCAGCGACGCATCTGGAAACCTCCGGCGCCGACCTACCCGTCGAAAGGCTCCTACCCTTCCGCCATCATCCGAAGGTGATTGGGCTTGCCGAATTCATGAATTTCCCAGGCGTGATCCACAAGGATCCGATCTGCATGGCGAAGCTCGAAGCCTTCCAGGACGGCCATATCGACGGTCATTCGCCGCTCTTGTCGGGCCGCGATCTGAACGGCTATCTCTCAGCGCGCATCCGCACCGACCATGAATGCACGACTGCTGCGGAAGCCATGGAGAAGATCCGCAAGGGCATGCATATCCTTGTGCGCGAGGGCTCGGTCTCGAAAGACCTGCACGCGCTGATGCCGATCCTCACCGAGCGGCTGTCGCCCTTCCTCGCGCTCTGTACAGATGACCGAAACCCGCTCGATATCGCCGAACAGGGCCATCTTGACTACCTGATCCGCGAGGCCATCAAGAATGGCGTCGAACCGATCGCTATCTATCGCGCCGCTTCGATTTCTGCCGCCCGCGCCTTTGGTTTGCGTGATCGTGGCCTCGTGGCACCGGGCTGGCGTGCCGATCTCGTCGTCATCGACAGCCTCGAAAACTGCAAGGCGGAGATGGTCTTTTCCGCCGGCCGCCGCGTGACGGACGCGCTCTTTGCCACCCGCAAGCCGGTTGCCCCTGTCGGCCTAGACAGCGTCAAGGCGCGGGTGGTGAAGGCTGCGGACTTCGGCGTGCCGGTCGCAGAGGGCGAAACACCCGTGATCGGCGTCATGCCCGGCAAGATCATCACCGAGCATCGCCGCTACCGCCTGCCGACCTCGGGCAACCAGACATCCGTCGATCTCGAAAATGACGTGATCAAGGTCGCTGTCATCGAGCGCCACGGGAAGAACGGCAACCATGCCAATGGCTTCGTCCAGGGGTTTGGACTGAAGAAGGGGGCGATCGCCTCGACCGTCGGCCATGACAGCCACAATATCTGTGTGGTCGGCGTATCCGAGGAGGACATGGCAATCGCCGCCAACCGGCTTGGCGAGATTAAGGGCGGCTTCGTTGTGGTCGAGGACGGGAAGGTCACCGGCGAGATCCCGCTCCCCGTCGCCGGCCTGATGAGCCTGGAACCCTATGAGAGCGTACGCGACACACTGCACAGCTTGAGAAAAGCTGCCTATGCCCTTGGAACGACACTCGAAGAGCCCTTCCTCCAGGTCGCCTTCCTGCCGCTGCCGGTCATCCCGCACCTGAAGATCTCCGACAAGGGCATGGTCGATGTCGACAAGTTCTGCCTGATCGGGTGAGGATTGGCAGCGGACCATAGAAGTCTTATGTTTGAGGCGAGGATGAAGCCATGACCCGTCTCGAACGTCTTGTAGAAATGGTCCGCGAACTGTCGCCGGAGGAATTCGACACCTTCGCGGCCTCGGTGGCAGAACTGCGCGCCGAGCGCTGGGATCGGGAGATCGAACACGATTCGGCAGCAGGACAACTGGACAAACTCATCGAGGGCGCGTTGGCATCTCACGCGGGTGCGCGAACGCGGCCGCTGTGAACCACCACACCACACCGGAGTTCTGGGCTTGTTACAACGCGCTTCCAGAAGCGGTACGCAAACTCGCCGACCGTGACTTCGATCGCCTGAAGGCCGATCCCCAGCATCCATCTTTGCACTTCAAGCAGATCGGCAAAGTCTGGTCGGCGAGGGTCGGCATTGGACATCGGGCACTTGCCGTCCGGTCGGGCGAGGAATGGATCTGGTTCTGGATCGCCTCTCATGCGGATTACGATAAACTGATCACTCGATGATCGCTGTATGCTAGAGGCATGTGGTCCCGCCGCATCACCCAGGAACACAGGATCGTCTACGCCGTTGTCGGCAAGGGAGAAGACCAGACGCTGGTTGTCCTGCAATGCCGCTATCATTACTGACGAGGGCCCATGGCATCCCAGACTGAAGGCAATCGAATCAAGCCGTTCCGCCAGCGCCTTGTTCGCCTCTACTACGGCCGCGACACCGCAGCGATCCGCTTCCAATTCACCCTGATGGTGATCGACATTGCGATCATCGGTTTCTTCCTCGCCGGACCCTATCTGCGGGAACGTCCGAGCTACCTGATCCTCGACTACATGATCGCCGCCTGGATCGCGGTGGAGCTGATTGCGCAATGGTCGGCTTCCTGGTCTACGCGCCGCTTCCTGATGCGGCCGATGACATGGATCGACATCTTCGTGCTTTGCACTCTGCTCTTCCCCTATTGGCTATACAATTTCGCCTTCCTCCGCGTCGCCCGGATATGGGCCGTGGTCCAGAGGCCGGTATTCGGGCTGATGCTCGCCAGGCTGGGGCTCAAAGAACGCGTCGATGTGGTCAAGGCCTTCGTCAACCTGATCGTCTTCCTGCTTCTCGTCAGCGGATTCGTCTACACCTTCTTCTTCTATCGTGAGGATCCCGGCACCGGTTTTGTCGATGCTCTCTACTTTACCGTGGCGACCGTGACGACGACTGGTTTCGGCGACATCACGCTGCCGGGCACCTTCGGCAAGCTCACCTCGATCGTCACCATGATCATCGGCATCTCGCTCTTCGTGCGTCTGGCGCAGGCGATTGTCCGGCCGAACAAGGTGACCTTCCCCTGCCCTCAATGCGGCCTTTCGCGGCACGATATCGACGCGGTGCATTGCAAGGCGTGCGGTCACATCCTGAACATCCCCGACGAAGGCGCGACCTGAGGCTCAAAGCCGCTTGCGGAAATAGACGACCCGCTGGGTCTCTTCGAAGCCCAGCGCCGCATGCATGGCATGGGAAACGGTATTGTGCAGCTCGGCGTCGGAGGCGAGTTCGCTCAGGCCTTGATCTCTCGCCCAATCGGTGACGGCCGCGACGAGGCGCGCCGCCACGCCTTGGCGACGGACAGACGGATCCACCACAATGCCCTCCAGGAAGGCCACCGGCGAAGTCTCGGTGCCATTCACGTAGTCCGACCGCACACTGGCCTCCGCAAGCCCGATCGCATTGCCGGCGGGGCTGAAACAGAGGAAGGCGGCAAGCCTATCCGGCTGCGCCAGCGCATCGACGACTTCAGCCCTATGTCCTTCGATCGAAAGATGCGGCCAGAGTTGATGGCGAAGCGATGCCCAGGCGTCGAGATCTTCTTCTATCGCTCGCCGAACTGCAAACCCGGTCATGACAATCGCGCGCAAATACCGTCCAGCGACCCGAGGCGGATCTCGCCATCCACCACCGAGCCGGTCAGACCGGGCATGGGAAACACCTCGCGCACGCCATGGCCCTTGGGCAAGCCGATCTCCTGCGGCCCCCGGCGGAGATTGAAGACGAAGAGCAGGCGGTCGTCACCCTTGGAGCGGATGAAGGCGAGCACATCCTCATTGGTCGCCAGAAACTCCATGTCCCCGTCGATCAGCGCCGGATGGCATTTGCGGAAGGCAAGCGTCGAGCGATAGTGAGCTAGCACCGAGCC encodes the following:
- a CDS encoding aldose 1-epimerase family protein, with the protein product MPHTIRIANQELAVEVSTLGAEMQSLKTADGRNFLWDGDAAWWTGRSPILFPIVGKAPDDKLAINGQTYSMAQHGIARRREFTIVEQTATACLHELVSSDETLEVYPFDFRLTLEHRLDGRSLSVTATVENTGDGLLPFGIGFHPAFLWPLPGAEGKPHHVQLDNGAEPAVVQLEAGLIGKRLPSPFTAGRLDLKHALFANDALVFPEDAGTGLTYAAESGPSMHFTFENLPNIALWQKPGAPFLCVEPWHGMAAHAGGTAELVERPYTVALPAGDVMRFGFSVEIRG
- a CDS encoding SAM-dependent methyltransferase, producing MAQASSRRLMEIADALPLSPGMRVLEIGCGPGVLARLIVERMQGEVFVLGIDRSAKAIAVARAKIQHAAYPTALAFREAEAEGFQLAENEAPYDLAVAVRVGALDGRHPEAGRMALRRLRAALTSQARLFIDGGNPLREIPLTGLTD
- a CDS encoding cyclase family protein, with amino-acid sequence MCNHCVIETVKQNMLSRRSLFKGMAFAGAAAATGGIAKPVLAQQSPSKVVDLTHAYDATFPTFDGNPGIEYEWAVEFEGNGYQLHKLTIFEHTGTHIDAPFHFSADGKSVDQIEPQQLVAPLAIIDITDRAKEDANATVEAADVEAWISANGEIPQGAVVALRSGWAKKVSEPAFRNDGEGKFAFPGFGKSATDLLATLDVAAIGVDTLSLDPGNSADFAVHNSWLPGGRYGIECLNNLEELPVTGATIMVGAPKHKRGTGGPARVLALV
- a CDS encoding carboxymuconolactone decarboxylase family protein; protein product: MAVLPLLSDEEASAEALAVFNDIRTKRGTDYVNNFWRALAHDPDELKSVWDRLQTVMAPGALDPLVKELIYIAVSATNSCAYCVHSHTASAKSKGMTPEMHAELLQVVAMASRTNALAVALGVPVDARFEAEPAAKGD
- the ade gene encoding adenine deaminase; the protein is MTDLERRIDQGTGREPADFVLKGGRFFDLVTGELVASDIAICGETIVGTVESYEGREVIDITDKIVVPGFIDTHLHIESSLVTPHEFDRCVLPYGVTTVICDPHEIANVLGTEGIQFFLDSAEQTIMDIRVQLSSCVPATHLETSGADLPVERLLPFRHHPKVIGLAEFMNFPGVIHKDPICMAKLEAFQDGHIDGHSPLLSGRDLNGYLSARIRTDHECTTAAEAMEKIRKGMHILVREGSVSKDLHALMPILTERLSPFLALCTDDRNPLDIAEQGHLDYLIREAIKNGVEPIAIYRAASISAARAFGLRDRGLVAPGWRADLVVIDSLENCKAEMVFSAGRRVTDALFATRKPVAPVGLDSVKARVVKAADFGVPVAEGETPVIGVMPGKIITEHRRYRLPTSGNQTSVDLENDVIKVAVIERHGKNGNHANGFVQGFGLKKGAIASTVGHDSHNICVVGVSEEDMAIAANRLGEIKGGFVVVEDGKVTGEIPLPVAGLMSLEPYESVRDTLHSLRKAAYALGTTLEEPFLQVAFLPLPVIPHLKISDKGMVDVDKFCLIG
- a CDS encoding type II toxin-antitoxin system YoeB family toxin, whose translation is MWSRRITQEHRIVYAVVGKGEDQTLVVLQCRYHY
- a CDS encoding potassium channel family protein; its protein translation is MASQTEGNRIKPFRQRLVRLYYGRDTAAIRFQFTLMVIDIAIIGFFLAGPYLRERPSYLILDYMIAAWIAVELIAQWSASWSTRRFLMRPMTWIDIFVLCTLLFPYWLYNFAFLRVARIWAVVQRPVFGLMLARLGLKERVDVVKAFVNLIVFLLLVSGFVYTFFFYREDPGTGFVDALYFTVATVTTTGFGDITLPGTFGKLTSIVTMIIGISLFVRLAQAIVRPNKVTFPCPQCGLSRHDIDAVHCKACGHILNIPDEGAT
- the aac(6') gene encoding aminoglycoside 6'-N-acetyltransferase, whose protein sequence is MTGFAVRRAIEEDLDAWASLRHQLWPHLSIEGHRAEVVDALAQPDRLAAFLCFSPAGNAIGLAEASVRSDYVNGTETSPVAFLEGIVVDPSVRRQGVAARLVAAVTDWARDQGLSELASDAELHNTVSHAMHAALGFEETQRVVYFRKRL